The Carassius gibelio isolate Cgi1373 ecotype wild population from Czech Republic chromosome A19, carGib1.2-hapl.c, whole genome shotgun sequence genome segment ATACCATGCagaatttatttgtgtgattgtACTTTCGTGACTGATGAATGATGAACTATTTAAGTCAACTGTAGTTAATTTTACTGTATGAATGTTTGAAAAGTGTCAAAGTCACTATGTATTTTTAGTCTTTTTAAagtaattctgtttttaaataaatagcctTATCTTTGGAGTCTACTGTATCATCCCATTGAACTTTGAAAGATTTATTGACTGTACAAAACAACATTATCATGACTTTTTCTTATcaaaggaaaaacaacaacaacaggcaTGTGAAGACTTCTATTAGAAAGGAAATTTTATTAAGTATAGGGACTCATCACATAATACATTTTATCTTAAATACAACACCAGACATCACTCCATAAAGGAGCTTTAGTCTCGTCACACTCATTCTACTTCTTTGCccattcttctttttctttcctttcacGAACAACCTCCTCCAGATAGGGCTCAAGGTAATGCACTTCCTACAGGGAACAATATTAATTCTTCAAAACATTTGAAGCAGATGTACATAAACACGTGTTAACCCCCATAAATGATATCTAATGAATTTTCCAAAACCACGGTGAAGAATACAATCCttttcagaaaaatataaaattagaacTTCCTTATGACTCGTTTTCACTGAAGATACTCAGTGGCTGTTCacattcacttttattatattaaaaggaGTGCATGCATGCAAGTATCTGTGTTtgtactaaatgtaaaaaaaaaaaaacatggatttttttatttcaatgaaatgaatcactttaaatgtaaaattaaaaaaaaatatatgataaacttgaacattattttaaaaaagtgggTCCTAAAATATTTTAGACACTACACAAAGAAAAAGCAGCTAAAATTAGTATACATTCAGGTGACATGCTTCCTCACCTCCTCATATTTAGTCCACTGGTCCTTGGGAAGAATCTGTTGTTTCATTGAAAGATCCAGAGCTCTCTTGACGCGGAACATTCGGTCATTGTAAACTTGTTCTGGGAGCCGACGAATGGCTTCTTTCACATCACTGTCCTCAATGATGGTATCATCCCGCATCAAGCCTATATAACATGCAATGAGATGGAAATGTATACATTTGCTTATATGAATAGGTTTCAATGTAAATATCAATCCATGAAGGTCACAAGTTCTAAACAATGCTTTGTCTGCATGGTAAAGAGAAAGTGCCGCTTACCAAGTTTGTTGAAACCGCATGCATTGTAGTACCACTTCCTGAAGCCCACCAAGAGCCTGCTGGTCGCAGCTGTACAGGGATAGGAACATACATCCAAAATTAGAGATATGGAACGAGACAGGTAGATAATATATCCACCCAGCACAGCTTAAAGCAACATGACTTGAACGTATTCTGTGGTTAACGGATCCGGTGTTTATGACTGTTGTGGACGGGGTTTTTATAGCAGAAATCTCACTGATAAGCATGATGTCACCGGTGACATTAGATTAATTTAAGAGCCCAGTTAACGAATCAGTAAGTGAACCACAGAGCATTTGTTTCTTCCCAATGCATCGTTCACAATAATTAGGACACAAATAAACAGTTACTATAAGTTACATGTGGGAATGGAAACAGAACAATGTCATATTTCGCCTGGTATCGTACAGTCCGCGGTCGCAGACGGGGACACAGTAGAGGACATCAGTGCTTTACACCACAAAACTAACTACCTCGTCTACAAACAGACTTTCGAGTGCCACAAAAACCAGATACGGTATAAATTAACTCTTTAAAATGACGGTAACTAATTCATACGCTCGCAATTTCCCCAAAGGATCAGACAAACAACACAACAATTTACCTGGTGCCCTCGACGCCATTTTTGTTCACTACTAGGGAAGgagcacaggattgtgggatatgtGACGTCTCGTCCGTTGATTACGCAATCGGCTTTCTCAGCATGGGCTCATTGGCTGtcacaatttagaaatattttaatgtttttacaatttttcTTCACCTTTTTCGCCCCCTAATGCTCGCTATTTTATTTAATCTCTTACTAAACATTTCCAGCAGTTAAATACATTCATTACTTAAGAATTAGTATTTCCGCTACAtattatatgataaaaataacattttaaacatttttgtaataaaatgtcagGCACCAAGGGcttagataaatatatatttatgtataggcTACTCACCTCCAGCTGCTCCTTTCCCCCCGTGGTTGGTGTCTCTTGTAGCAATGCTACATAAACAGTGTTTACTAGATTTTAAGCTTCTACACCAAAATGTCTCTTGATGGGACTGGAGCAGCACATTCCAACAGCTGGATTTTTAAGCCATCAGATTCGGTTCTCTTATTTTTCAAATACCTTCATCTTTTTAAAAAAGAGAGGCAAAAGTCAGACAGACCAAAATTAAAGTAACTTCCTATGTGTTTTTTCCATGAGATTAATAACTTtacaatcacacacaaaaaaaaaaaaaagaatggagaaaaaaagattttctcaGCTTTTCGCATAAAATTTATATATGGCAAATCAGGTTTTAGATCTAGACCTGTTTAACTTGACTTACACAACTGGAATATCATCACATGATAAAAATGAATAGGTTGTGGTATGTCcaattcaactttttatttataaaacggTGTTCATacaaccaaactatgaaaaattatttattctgtacatctacaatgttttctgaaatctTTCAAAGTCTTCAAGAGTGGCCAATGCTACTTCTGAGCAGAAAACATCATCAGGCAGGAACACCAAGTGATCCAAAGTGGTGTAGTTAGGTTGAGATGGTTGATACTGGGCCCAGCCTAAGTACTCTAGAAACAAGTGTCGCTCTCGGATGTGAAGGAATTTGGCATTAAGGACCTTTAAATAGCATGTTGCACAGTACAAAGTAAACTCATGTTACACTGCATGGAAAACAACACAGACATGATTTACCATTTAATACAGCAGAACACAGCAGTTATTTCTCTTTTCTGACTGAGGGGAAATACTATGCAAAGTGCCTCAGTTAAATTATCATCCTAAATCCACATACAATCAAAACTCTAAATTTATAAACAAACTCTAAATTTGCATTCATAGGGTTTCAAACTGAACAATGCCTTGGTTTATGAAAGGACTAAACAATATGTACCTGTGGGAACTTCACAATAAGTGAGTGTGGAACGTCCATGGTGTtgtgaacgaagtcaaatatttGGGCAAGTTTTCTTTTATTAGCGATTAGAACTTTAGGAACAGTGGTCACAATGTGCTGAATTTCGTTTCCACCAAATCCAAACTCCAGTTCACAAGCCTAGATGAgagatataaattaatttgtCACATTCAAATATCACaattatataataaagaaaacaaaccaacaaagtGACAGACCTTTAGATTCTCCTTAATTGGTTCTAAACTGCCACATAGTTGTTTTGGTTGGCGTCTCACAACATCTCTGGTCTTAAAGCAAACAATCATGGTAAATGTAGCttaatggtgatttttttttgtttcttgaaaaatatacataattCCACTTCACTTTCTCAGCACTGAGTCCCAACTGCTTCTGGAAAAATCCACGCCGTTTGTCGAGTCTCTCAACACTGAAGCCACAGACTGCTTACTGAACTTCTTTGATTTTAAGTAGGACACCCTTAAAATGAAAAGACCAAAGGTAAGGTAACCTTTAgaagaaaatgtcaaattatttagactagagcagtggttcccaacctttttttcAAGAGACCCctattttaacactgaaaaatcTTAACGACCcccatgacccccccccccccacattcaAATACACCAGTATAGACATCAGCTTAATGTGACTGTCAGTTGTTTAAGTTTTTAATAACACCAGAATGCAAACAATTAACTGCAACTTGCAACTACTGAGTTTTTCCAACAACAGATTCCATTTATTTTCCTAAACCCGTTGAGCAAATAACAGCACATTTTAATCTGTTAGCGTAAATATCAAATCTATCCATTTCACTTATACCTTAAACGTGTAACAACATGCAAGGGTTCACAATGACCGACTTTTGTTTTCAG includes the following:
- the LOC127935236 gene encoding cytochrome b-c1 complex subunit 7-like; protein product: MASRAPAATSRLLVGFRKWYYNACGFNKLGLMRDDTIIEDSDVKEAIRRLPEQVYNDRMFRVKRALDLSMKQQILPKDQWTKYEEEVHYLEPYLEEVVRERKEKEEWAKK
- the LOC127935235 gene encoding LOW QUALITY PROTEIN: transcription termination factor 3, mitochondrial-like (The sequence of the model RefSeq protein was modified relative to this genomic sequence to represent the inferred CDS: inserted 1 base in 1 codon) — its product is MQLCVFLRFRKSVRRKQSRSKYLLPFHQNKVNKSETLTKLVQLGVTVNLWELEQRPNVGSMLVRLDFHGNDAPRLFFLKDWGVEESKLGQLLTKNPFILTESLDNLEARVSYLKSKKFSKQSVXFSVERLDKRRGFFQKQLGLSAEKTRDVVRRQPKQLCGSLEPIKENLKACELEFGFGGNEIQHIVTTVPKVLIANKRKLAQIFDFVHNTMDVPHSLIVKFPQVLNAKFLHIRERHLFLEYLGWAQYQPSQPNYTTLDHLVFLPDDVFCSEVALATLEDFERFQKTL